One window of the Esox lucius isolate fEsoLuc1 chromosome 8, fEsoLuc1.pri, whole genome shotgun sequence genome contains the following:
- the nppc gene encoding C-type natriuretic peptide precursor yields MNISYLVACGLMITLLSVRSGAKPLTAAQQKSLRNLLGEELSEFLASGERERRLDTVRSRVRLLRDLRMDTRAKGMWARLLNDQPNARRHKQNSKKGTVPRSGCFGQKLDRIGTLSGMGCN; encoded by the exons ATGAACATCTCGTATTTGGTGGCTTGTGGACTTATGATCACCCTGCTTTCAGTGAGGTCAGGGGCGAAGCCTCTCACAGCAGCGCAGCAGAAG TCTCTTAGAAATTTGCTAGGCGAGGAGCTGTCAGAGTTCCTTGCATCCGGCGAGAGAGAGCGGAGGCTGGACACCGTGCGCTCCCGGGTTCGCTTGCTTCGAGACCTACGTATGGACACTCGTGCTAAGGGCATGTGGGCACGCCTGCTGAACGACCAGCCCAACGCCAGGAGACACAAACAGAACTCCAAGAAAGGCACGGTTCCCAGAAGCGGCTGCTTCGGACAGAAATTGGACAGGATAGGGACTCTCAGCGGCATGGGATGTAATTGA